In Bacillus horti, the following proteins share a genomic window:
- the rplW gene encoding 50S ribosomal protein L23: MKDPRDIIKRPIVTEKTTDMMAENKYAFYVDVRANKVEIKKAVEQIFDVKVANVNTLNVRKKPKRFGRHNGFTAAKKKAFITLTADSKPLEFFEGV; the protein is encoded by the coding sequence ATGAAGGATCCACGCGATATCATTAAGCGCCCTATCGTTACAGAAAAAACAACGGACATGATGGCTGAAAACAAATACGCATTTTACGTAGATGTACGTGCCAACAAAGTTGAAATCAAAAAAGCTGTAGAGCAAATCTTTGATGTGAAGGTAGCGAACGTAAACACACTTAACGTTAGAAAGAAGCCAAAGAGATTTGGTCGTCATAACGGGTTTACAGCTGCTAAAAAGAAAGCATTTATCACACTTACAGCAGATAGCAAGCCTCTTGAGTTCTTCGAGGGTGTATAA